The genome window AACCAGTTGCATCAGCAAACGGTCAAAATCTTCGCGGCGTTCCTCGAGCAGTCGAATGGAGGGATGCAGCATGTAACCATCGCGTCGGGGATCCAGATCGGCCCCCCCCACAAACACAATCCCATCCAACAAGTCCAAAATTCGCTCCAGATCGTCCTGATTTGTTTGGGGAGGAATAATCAGCGGAATTCCCCCCGCCTTGAGAATCGCGTCATAATAACCCGCGCTTAGAAAGCTAAATGCCGGAGAGTCCTTTTTGGCATTCCGGTAGTCCGCATTAATTCCAATAATCGGTTTTCCGCGCATCATGCACCGTCGCTTTCTGGACTCAATCCATGAGTCCGTAAAAATGAATTCGGCGTCCACGGCCGCTGGTGGCCGGGTATCGCCCGCCATGCCGCTGGGCGAACGAACCATGTTCGCCCCCGTCTGTCTCCACCACAGAATCCGCCAGTCAGCCCACCAAAAGCCCCCCGGCGAATCGTTTTGTAATACGTGCGAAAAGGAAGAAAAAAGAAAAGGAAAAACTAACCGCAAACTTGTCAGGTTGCAAAAAACCTGACAACAGGCCCGTTGTCAGTCAGGCTTTTGCCGAACACCGATCCGTGGCAAACCGCAAAAGCTGGGGTTGTTGTACCTTGAACTATTGAAATCGCAAGTAAAATCTATATTTTGCGTTAAAATTATTTTGCTTGCACAGAATCCTGTGCTAGCGACGGGATTTACCACAGCGCTAAGTGATCCGCGGGATGACCACAAGGGTCCTCAAATTAGGCTACCGTGTTCCCTGGGAAACTTTGCCGCGTCCGTGTAAATTATTATCCAGCAATGACTTATACTCCCCGCGTAGCATCATCCAGATGTCCTTGCCAAAGGTGGAACGACCCGGGGCAAAAAATCTATCCTTTTTAAGAGAATTGTGGGCATGAGCCGCCATTTTCAATTTTCCCGCGTGCGCCTGGCCGCAGCGCATTATTCCCTTCCCGCCGAGGTCCTCGGCAGTGGGCAATTAGAGACCGCGCTGGCCCCGCTCTATGAACGGTTGCGTTTGCCTCCGGGCCGATTGGAACTGATGACAGGCATTCGCGAACGACGGCTCTGGCCGCGCGAACTGCTTCCCGGAAAGCAAAGCGCGCGCACGGCGGCGGCTTTGCTACAACAGACCGATGTCGACCCCGCCCGCATTGGCGCGCTCGTGCATGGATCCGTTTGCCGGGATTATTTAGAACCCTCCACCGCTTGCGGAGTGCACGCCGCGCTCGGTTTATCCGCCGATTGCCTGATCTACGATGTCTCTAACGCCTGCTTGGGCCTGCTCAATGGCATGTTGCAAGTGGCGACCTTGATCGAGTTGGGACAAATCGACGTGGGCCTGGTCGTGGGGACGGAAAGCAGCCGCGCGCTGGTAGAGACGACCATTCGCGCGCTCAATGAAGACCTCTCGCTGACGCGCGAATCGGTCAAAAGCGCGATCGCGTCCCTGACGATTGGTTCCGGCAGCGCGGCTGTATTATTGAC of Pirellulales bacterium contains these proteins:
- a CDS encoding 3-oxoacyl-ACP synthase III — protein: MSRHFQFSRVRLAAAHYSLPAEVLGSGQLETALAPLYERLRLPPGRLELMTGIRERRLWPRELLPGKQSARTAAALLQQTDVDPARIGALVHGSVCRDYLEPSTACGVHAALGLSADCLIYDVSNACLGLLNGMLQVATLIELGQIDVGLVVGTESSRALVETTIRALNEDLSLTRESVKSAIASLTIGSGSAAVLLTRSELSPAAPRLTSMLALAKTEHHQLCHSDRDEAIGSGMAPLMRTDSELLMRAGIAAGQQAFDLWLDRLGWQVADIQKTVCHQVGLTHRKLLLETLGLSPERDFYTVDWLGNTGSTALPITYAIARERGFVLPTDRVALLGIGSGINVLLAGLEPA